The following are encoded in a window of Nocardioides houyundeii genomic DNA:
- a CDS encoding RecQ family ATP-dependent DNA helicase: MTSPASSTASSATDDVRREQRAAAEAHLRSLVGSDDAVLREDQWSAIEALAVDRRRALVVQRTGWGKSAVYFVATLLLRAQGAGPTVIVSPLLALMRNQIAAAQRAGIRAVTINSTNIDQWQPIHDAIHAGEVDVLLVSPERLNNPGFRDEVLPRLAASAGLLVIDEAHCISDWGHDFRPDYRRIRTLLGELPDGIPVLATTATANARVTSDVAEQMGTDVLVLRGTLDRESLRLGVVRLKTAEQRLAWLADHLAEQPGSGIVYCLTVAATQEIADYLRSRGHQVAAYSGQTEAGERQALEEDLVNGRVKALIATSALGMGFDARLGFVVNMGAPASPVAYYQQVGRAGRGTDEATVVLLPAIEDRDIWAYFSSLAFPRQELVQQTLDVLAGSPKPMSTASLETYVELNRTRLEQMLKVLDVDGAVRRVQGGWTSTGQPWDYDAERYARVAAAREREQQAMLDYITTEKCRMWFLRDQLDDPDNTEHCGRCDNCGGLTLSTQLSEQSVEAAHERLARPGVVIEPRKMWPSGLSNLGVDLKGKISEPASEGRAVNRLTDLGYGQQLRELFRATTEPDGTQTVVDGPVPVPLVQAVVEVLNDWKPRVAGIVYVESARRPTLTRDLADGLSRYLKVPVVGSFAIVDPDVPPGKGAMNSAQRVAAVGRRSALTGEMPEGPVLLVDDLVVTGWTLTLAARAIRAAGASDVLPLTLALNA; encoded by the coding sequence ATGACTTCCCCCGCCAGCAGCACCGCGAGCTCCGCGACCGACGACGTACGCCGGGAGCAGCGGGCCGCCGCCGAGGCGCACCTGCGCTCCCTGGTCGGCAGCGACGACGCGGTCCTGCGCGAGGACCAGTGGTCGGCGATCGAGGCGCTGGCGGTCGACCGGCGCCGTGCGCTGGTGGTGCAGCGGACCGGCTGGGGCAAGTCGGCGGTCTACTTCGTCGCCACCCTGCTGCTCCGGGCCCAGGGGGCCGGGCCGACGGTGATCGTCTCCCCGCTGCTCGCTCTGATGCGCAACCAGATCGCCGCCGCCCAGCGCGCCGGGATCCGGGCGGTCACCATCAACTCCACCAACATCGACCAGTGGCAGCCGATCCACGACGCCATCCACGCCGGCGAGGTCGACGTGCTGCTGGTGAGCCCCGAGCGGCTCAACAACCCCGGCTTCCGCGACGAGGTGCTGCCCCGGCTGGCTGCCAGCGCCGGCCTGCTGGTGATCGACGAGGCGCACTGCATCTCCGACTGGGGGCACGACTTCCGCCCGGACTACCGCCGGATCCGGACCCTGCTCGGGGAGCTGCCCGACGGGATCCCGGTGCTGGCCACCACCGCGACCGCCAACGCCCGGGTCACCTCCGACGTCGCCGAGCAGATGGGCACCGACGTGCTGGTGCTGCGCGGCACCCTGGACCGCGAGTCGTTGCGGCTGGGCGTGGTGCGGCTCAAGACCGCCGAGCAGCGCCTGGCCTGGCTCGCCGACCACCTCGCCGAGCAGCCGGGCTCGGGCATCGTCTACTGCCTCACCGTCGCCGCCACCCAGGAGATCGCGGACTACCTGCGCTCCCGGGGCCACCAGGTCGCGGCGTACTCGGGGCAGACCGAGGCCGGGGAGCGGCAAGCGCTGGAGGAGGACCTGGTCAACGGCCGGGTCAAGGCGCTGATCGCCACCAGCGCCCTCGGGATGGGCTTCGACGCCCGGCTCGGGTTCGTGGTCAACATGGGGGCGCCCGCCTCCCCGGTGGCCTACTACCAGCAGGTGGGCCGTGCCGGGCGTGGCACCGACGAGGCGACTGTGGTGCTCCTGCCCGCCATCGAGGACCGCGACATCTGGGCCTACTTCTCCTCCCTCGCCTTCCCCCGCCAGGAGCTGGTCCAGCAGACCCTCGACGTGCTGGCCGGCTCGCCGAAGCCGATGAGCACCGCGTCCCTGGAGACCTACGTCGAGCTCAACCGGACCCGCCTGGAGCAGATGCTCAAGGTGCTCGACGTCGACGGCGCGGTACGCCGGGTCCAGGGCGGGTGGACCTCGACGGGCCAGCCCTGGGACTACGACGCCGAGCGCTACGCCCGGGTCGCAGCCGCCCGGGAGCGCGAGCAGCAGGCGATGCTGGACTACATCACCACGGAGAAGTGCCGGATGTGGTTCCTGCGCGACCAGCTCGACGACCCGGACAACACCGAGCACTGCGGGCGCTGCGACAACTGCGGCGGGCTCACCCTGTCCACCCAGCTCTCCGAGCAGTCCGTCGAGGCCGCCCACGAGCGGCTGGCGCGGCCGGGCGTGGTCATCGAGCCGCGCAAGATGTGGCCCAGCGGGCTGTCCAACCTCGGCGTCGACCTCAAGGGCAAGATCAGCGAGCCGGCCAGCGAGGGACGGGCCGTCAACCGGCTCACCGACCTCGGCTACGGCCAGCAGCTGCGCGAGCTCTTCCGGGCCACCACCGAGCCGGACGGCACCCAGACGGTGGTGGACGGCCCGGTCCCCGTCCCGCTGGTCCAGGCCGTGGTGGAGGTGCTCAACGACTGGAAGCCCCGGGTCGCCGGCATCGTGTACGTCGAGTCGGCGCGGCGTCCCACTCTGACCCGGGACCTGGCCGACGGCCTCTCCCGCTACCTCAAGGTGCCGGTGGTGGGATCGTTCGCCATCGTCGACCCCGACGTGCCGCCCGGCAAGGGAGCCATGAACTCCGCCCAGCGGGTGGCCGCGGTCGGCCGGCGCAGCGCTCTGACCGGCGAGATGCCTGAGGGCCCGGTGCTGCTGGTCGACGACCTGGTGGTCACCGGCTGGACCCTGACCCTGGCCGCCCGGGCGATCCGGGCGGCCGGGGCGAGCGACGTGCTGCCGCTGACGCTGGCGCTCAACGCCTGA
- a CDS encoding TetR family transcriptional regulator has translation MTSPAAAPTLQQRLVATAVDLTTAHGWSHVTMARLAREVGVSRQTVYDQIGTKQELAEAVIATELARFLDAVTRAFDRSPGDLVAAVEGACHDVLVLAQDNALLRAIASATHGTDTELLPLLTTHSATLLQTAQAVVAERVAEYDVPLDPARLAAGIEVIVRVVLSHVMQPSGTPAQTAADLSWIAGRVLATGEGPRS, from the coding sequence GTGACCTCCCCGGCGGCAGCTCCGACGCTCCAGCAGCGCCTGGTGGCGACCGCCGTCGACCTGACCACCGCCCACGGCTGGTCGCACGTGACCATGGCCCGGCTCGCCCGCGAGGTCGGGGTGAGCCGCCAGACGGTCTATGACCAGATCGGGACCAAGCAGGAGCTGGCCGAGGCGGTGATCGCCACCGAGCTGGCCCGCTTCCTGGACGCCGTCACCCGCGCCTTCGACCGCTCGCCCGGCGACCTGGTCGCCGCCGTCGAGGGCGCCTGCCACGACGTGCTGGTGCTGGCCCAGGACAACGCCCTGCTACGGGCCATCGCCTCGGCCACCCACGGCACCGACACCGAGCTGCTGCCGCTGCTCACCACGCACTCCGCGACGCTGCTGCAGACCGCCCAGGCAGTGGTGGCCGAACGCGTCGCCGAGTACGACGTCCCGCTCGACCCGGCGCGCCTCGCGGCGGGCATCGAGGTGATCGTGCGCGTGGTGCTCAGCCACGTGATGCAGCCCTCCGGCACGCCGGCGCAGACCGCGGCCGACCTGAGCTGGATCGCCGGCCGGGTGCTGGCCACCGGTGAGGGCCCCCGGTCCTGA
- a CDS encoding methionine/alanine import family NSS transporter small subunit, with protein sequence MNVEAIVLMVLAMVILWGGLAVAIVRLTRSPDVPRLDELHRDL encoded by the coding sequence ATGAACGTCGAGGCGATCGTGCTGATGGTGCTGGCGATGGTGATCCTGTGGGGCGGGCTGGCGGTGGCGATCGTGCGCCTCACGCGAAGCCCGGACGTGCCTCGCCTCGATGAGCTGCACCGCGACCTCTGA
- a CDS encoding nuclear transport factor 2 family protein, which yields MSQIPVSQNPKDVVDELLAAVHADDQPRIEQVFHPELAIHEPENLPYPGTYRGVAGFHAIKAKIGELAELGIEDWDAVQAGDRVLVTMTGVFTSKRSGRTVRMPMVELYSVRDGRISEIDVFYKDTAKMSVLLAELS from the coding sequence GTGTCCCAGATTCCCGTGTCGCAGAACCCCAAGGACGTCGTCGACGAGCTGCTCGCCGCGGTCCACGCGGACGACCAGCCTCGCATCGAGCAGGTCTTCCACCCCGAGCTGGCGATCCACGAGCCGGAGAACCTGCCCTACCCGGGGACCTACCGCGGTGTCGCCGGGTTCCACGCGATCAAGGCGAAGATCGGCGAGCTCGCGGAGCTGGGGATCGAGGACTGGGACGCGGTGCAGGCCGGCGACCGGGTGCTGGTGACGATGACCGGGGTCTTCACCTCCAAGCGGTCGGGCCGCACGGTGCGGATGCCCATGGTGGAGCTCTACTCCGTCAGGGACGGCCGGATCAGCGAGATCGACGTCTTCTACAAGGACACCGCGAAGATGTCCGTCCTGCTCGCCGAGCTCTCCTGA
- a CDS encoding GMC oxidoreductase produces the protein MTVPARDAPADPPPDAAFDADVVVVGSGFGGAVSALRLTEAGHRVVLLEKGARQDDADLLRARRDPRAYLSLPGLGLHGFFWQRIFRHVAVIGGTGVGGGSIVWAGVLLEPGEDFYAAEGLARLGPDWRAELAPYLQRAAGMLGRVVSPHRGPMDEHLLSAARAVGAESTYGPVPLAIHFGREGVTEPDPFFGGEGPERTGCRLCGECLLGCPYGAKNQLTRNYLHLAERYGAEIRPEHEVTEIRPLPGGGYQVRTRHPRGRGPGQVVRAQRVVLAAGVLGTLDLLFRCRDELGSLPQVSSQLGAHVRTNSEALTAVLQPPGQDLSRGPTITSDFHPDAHTHVTQNRYVGGWHMRLQLGPMVDGLRPGRRALRTLARLASGPLAQLRVSLARGFERRLTVLTTMQHVDNELALELRRSPLRPWRRVLRSRVTRGDRAPSHLPVANRVTAAFAEASGGRPLNLLGETLGGLSVTAHVLGGAVMGRTAAEGVVDADHEVFGHPGLYVADASVIPANLGVNPSLTITALAERFAARFPAPVDVSSGSARTVREPITARPVATSSMETL, from the coding sequence GTGACGGTCCCTGCGCGCGACGCCCCCGCCGACCCCCCTCCCGACGCCGCCTTCGACGCCGACGTCGTCGTGGTGGGCAGCGGCTTCGGCGGGGCGGTCAGCGCGCTGCGGCTCACCGAGGCCGGGCACCGGGTGGTGCTCCTGGAGAAGGGGGCGCGGCAGGACGACGCCGACCTGCTCCGCGCCCGCCGGGACCCGCGCGCCTACCTGTCGCTGCCCGGCCTGGGCCTGCACGGCTTCTTCTGGCAGCGGATCTTCCGGCACGTCGCGGTGATCGGCGGCACCGGCGTCGGCGGCGGGTCCATCGTGTGGGCGGGGGTGCTGCTGGAGCCGGGCGAGGACTTCTACGCCGCCGAGGGGCTGGCGCGGCTCGGGCCCGACTGGCGTGCGGAGCTGGCGCCGTACCTGCAGCGGGCCGCCGGGATGCTGGGCCGGGTGGTCAGCCCGCACCGCGGGCCGATGGACGAGCACCTGCTCTCCGCGGCCCGGGCGGTCGGTGCGGAGTCGACGTACGGTCCGGTGCCGCTGGCCATCCACTTCGGCCGGGAGGGCGTCACCGAGCCCGACCCGTTCTTCGGCGGTGAGGGCCCCGAGCGCACCGGCTGCCGGCTGTGCGGGGAGTGCCTGCTGGGCTGCCCGTACGGCGCCAAGAACCAGCTCACCCGCAACTACCTGCACCTCGCGGAGCGGTACGGCGCCGAGATCCGTCCCGAGCACGAGGTGACCGAGATCCGGCCGCTGCCCGGCGGTGGTTACCAGGTGCGCACCCGGCATCCGCGCGGCCGGGGACCCGGCCAGGTGGTGCGCGCGCAGCGGGTGGTGCTGGCCGCCGGAGTGCTCGGCACCCTGGACCTGCTCTTCCGCTGCCGCGACGAGCTGGGCTCGCTGCCGCAGGTCTCCAGCCAGCTCGGCGCGCACGTGCGCACCAACAGCGAGGCGCTGACCGCGGTGCTCCAGCCGCCCGGCCAGGACCTCTCCCGCGGGCCGACCATCACCAGCGACTTCCATCCCGACGCTCATACCCACGTGACGCAGAACCGGTACGTCGGCGGCTGGCACATGCGGCTCCAGCTCGGGCCGATGGTGGACGGGCTGCGACCCGGCCGCCGCGCGCTGCGCACCCTGGCCCGGCTCGCGTCCGGGCCGCTGGCCCAGCTGCGGGTCTCGCTGGCGCGGGGCTTCGAGCGCCGGTTGACCGTGCTCACCACCATGCAGCACGTCGACAACGAGCTCGCCCTCGAGCTGCGCCGATCGCCGCTTCGCCCCTGGCGCCGGGTGCTGAGGTCGCGGGTCACCCGCGGGGACCGGGCGCCCAGCCACCTGCCGGTGGCCAACCGGGTGACCGCGGCGTTCGCGGAGGCCTCCGGGGGTCGCCCGCTCAACCTGCTCGGGGAGACCCTGGGCGGGCTCTCGGTGACCGCGCACGTGCTGGGTGGTGCGGTGATGGGCCGCACCGCCGCCGAGGGGGTGGTGGACGCCGACCACGAGGTCTTCGGTCACCCCGGGCTCTACGTCGCGGACGCCAGCGTGATCCCGGCCAACCTGGGCGTGAACCCGTCGCTGACCATCACCGCGCTGGCCGAGCGGTTCGCAGCCCGGTTCCCGGCCCCGGTCGACGTATCGTCGGGTTCCGCCCGGACCGTGCGCGAGCCGATCACGGCCCGCCCCGTGGCAACCTCGTCGATGGAGACCCTGTGA
- a CDS encoding sodium-dependent transporter has product MTQQETHAQEAERRGSFSSRRVFILAAIGSAVGLGNIWRFPYVAYDNGGGAFMIPYLIALLTAGIPFLFLDYALGHRFRGSAPLSFARLRRGTEGLGWWQVGICFMIAIYYAAVIAWALRYTLFSVTEAWGDDAAGFFTGEFLQVSDPGVTAEIVPGVLVPLLIVWAAVVVVMVAGVQKGIGAVSVVFIPLLVITFGALVVRSLFLPGAADGLDALFTPDWGALAEPGVWGAAFGQIFFSLSIGFGIMITYSSYVHRDTDMTGSGLVVGFANSGFELLAGIGVFAALGFMAQAEGVAVDEVAQSGVGLAFIGFPAIISEAPWGAFIGVCFFASLVIAGLTSLVSVIEVVISAVRDKFELGRAQAAALVSIPAAVLSVLLFSSTSGLHVLDILDHFINQFGILLVAVVSMVVLAWVLKVLPLLQNHLNRNGSFRLGALWRILVSVVAPLALTYVLLDGLWNDVRTRYEDYPGWMLGVFGWGAAGLVIVFGFVAARLPWRKDTPMDVTDDEEVQA; this is encoded by the coding sequence ATGACTCAGCAGGAGACGCACGCCCAGGAGGCCGAGCGCCGAGGGTCGTTCTCGTCCCGCAGGGTCTTCATCCTCGCGGCGATCGGCTCGGCCGTCGGACTGGGCAACATCTGGCGCTTCCCCTACGTCGCCTACGACAACGGCGGCGGCGCCTTCATGATCCCCTACCTGATCGCGCTGCTCACCGCGGGAATCCCGTTCCTCTTCCTCGACTACGCGCTGGGTCACCGCTTCCGCGGATCGGCGCCGCTGTCGTTCGCGCGGCTGCGGCGCGGCACCGAGGGACTGGGCTGGTGGCAGGTCGGCATCTGCTTCATGATCGCCATCTACTACGCCGCGGTCATCGCCTGGGCGCTGCGCTACACCCTCTTCTCGGTCACCGAGGCCTGGGGGGACGACGCCGCGGGCTTCTTCACCGGCGAGTTCCTGCAGGTCAGCGACCCCGGTGTGACCGCCGAGATCGTTCCCGGCGTGCTGGTCCCGCTGCTCATCGTGTGGGCCGCGGTCGTCGTGGTCATGGTCGCCGGCGTGCAGAAGGGGATCGGGGCCGTCTCGGTGGTCTTCATCCCGCTGCTCGTCATCACCTTCGGGGCGCTGGTGGTCCGGTCGCTCTTCCTGCCCGGTGCCGCCGACGGCCTGGACGCACTGTTCACCCCCGACTGGGGCGCCCTGGCCGAGCCGGGGGTGTGGGGAGCAGCCTTCGGCCAGATCTTCTTCTCCCTCTCCATCGGCTTCGGCATCATGATCACCTACTCCTCCTACGTGCACCGCGACACCGACATGACCGGATCCGGTCTGGTGGTGGGCTTCGCCAACTCCGGCTTCGAGCTGCTCGCCGGCATCGGCGTCTTCGCCGCCCTGGGCTTCATGGCGCAGGCCGAGGGCGTCGCGGTGGACGAGGTCGCCCAGAGCGGCGTGGGGCTGGCCTTCATCGGGTTCCCGGCGATCATCAGTGAGGCGCCCTGGGGAGCCTTCATCGGCGTCTGCTTCTTCGCCTCGCTGGTCATCGCCGGGCTGACGTCGCTGGTCTCGGTGATCGAGGTGGTCATCTCGGCGGTGCGCGACAAGTTCGAGCTGGGCCGCGCCCAGGCGGCCGCGCTGGTCAGCATCCCGGCGGCCGTCCTGAGCGTGCTGCTCTTCTCCAGCACCAGCGGGCTGCACGTGCTGGACATCCTCGACCACTTCATCAACCAGTTCGGCATCCTGCTGGTCGCGGTGGTCTCGATGGTGGTGCTCGCCTGGGTGCTCAAGGTGCTGCCGCTGCTGCAGAACCACCTCAACCGCAACGGCTCCTTCCGGCTGGGCGCCCTGTGGCGGATCCTGGTCTCGGTGGTCGCGCCGCTGGCGCTGACCTACGTGCTGCTCGACGGGCTGTGGAACGACGTCAGGACGAGGTACGAGGACTACCCGGGCTGGATGCTCGGAGTCTTCGGGTGGGGCGCCGCCGGGTTGGTGATCGTCTTCGGCTTCGTCGCGGCCCGGCTGCCCTGGCGCAAGGACACACCCATGGATGTCACCGACGACGAGGAGGTCCAGGCATGA
- a CDS encoding fatty acid desaturase, translating into MTPDRIPNSTVTPDSTTGWQDRKRRLWLIGLVVPSLAFVGYAMYALTHWGIWLWLGPIVILVIVPAIDLMAGLDRSNPPDDVIEALEADRYYRWITYLFLPLQYVGFISAMYMLMRGDPLGWAPELGPVDKIALAISIGCIGGIGINTAHELGHKKESHERWLSKIALAQVAYGHFYIEHNRGHHVRVATPADPASSRLGESFYEFWPRTVLGSLRSAWRLEKRRYARRSQSPWRIGNDVLNAWLMTAVLWAGLMLWLGVGLLPYLVLQALVGLSLLEVVNYMEHYGMLRQKVGVGERERYERVDPSHSWNSNNIATNVLLYHLQRHSDHHANPTRRYQALRDFEESPVLPTGYAGMILLAAFPPVWRRVMDPRVLAHFHGDVTRANVSPRHREAYLRRYAVPADGPACGDLGRTDLAGSGDGEHTAEVLAARCPGCGYTYEVAAGDEHEGFAAGTAWADVPETWSCPDCGVRDKVDFVPVDPAEPVSSSVPVPRRFPRGS; encoded by the coding sequence ATGACCCCGGACCGGATCCCGAACAGCACCGTGACCCCGGACTCCACCACGGGGTGGCAGGACCGCAAGCGTCGGCTGTGGCTGATCGGTCTGGTGGTGCCGTCCCTGGCCTTCGTCGGCTACGCCATGTACGCCCTGACCCACTGGGGGATCTGGCTGTGGCTGGGGCCCATCGTGATCCTGGTGATCGTGCCCGCCATCGACCTGATGGCCGGGCTCGACCGCTCCAACCCGCCCGACGACGTGATCGAGGCGCTGGAGGCCGACCGCTACTACCGGTGGATCACCTACCTCTTCCTGCCCCTGCAGTACGTCGGCTTCATCAGCGCGATGTACATGCTGATGCGCGGCGACCCGCTCGGCTGGGCGCCCGAGCTGGGGCCGGTCGACAAGATCGCGCTGGCCATCTCCATCGGGTGCATCGGCGGGATCGGCATCAACACCGCCCACGAGCTGGGCCACAAGAAGGAGTCGCACGAGCGCTGGCTCTCCAAGATCGCGCTGGCCCAGGTCGCCTACGGCCACTTCTACATCGAGCACAACCGCGGGCACCACGTCCGGGTGGCGACGCCTGCGGACCCGGCGAGCAGCCGGCTGGGGGAGAGCTTCTACGAGTTCTGGCCGCGCACGGTGCTGGGTTCGCTGCGCTCGGCGTGGCGGCTGGAGAAGCGGCGCTACGCGCGTCGCAGCCAGAGCCCCTGGCGGATCGGCAACGACGTGCTGAACGCCTGGCTGATGACCGCGGTGCTGTGGGCAGGGCTGATGCTGTGGCTCGGGGTCGGCCTGCTGCCCTACCTGGTGCTCCAGGCCCTGGTGGGGCTGAGCCTCCTGGAGGTCGTCAACTACATGGAGCACTACGGGATGCTGCGGCAGAAGGTCGGCGTGGGGGAGCGGGAGCGTTACGAGCGCGTCGACCCCAGCCACAGCTGGAACTCCAACAACATCGCCACCAACGTGCTGCTCTACCACCTGCAGCGGCACAGCGACCACCACGCCAACCCGACCCGGCGCTACCAGGCGCTGCGGGACTTCGAGGAGTCCCCGGTGCTGCCCACCGGGTACGCCGGGATGATCCTGCTGGCGGCGTTCCCGCCCGTGTGGCGCCGGGTGATGGACCCCCGGGTGCTGGCCCACTTCCACGGTGACGTGACCCGGGCCAACGTGAGCCCGCGGCACCGCGAGGCCTACCTGCGCCGATACGCCGTACCGGCAGATGGTCCGGCCTGCGGGGATCTGGGGCGCACGGACCTCGCGGGGAGCGGCGACGGCGAGCACACCGCAGAGGTGCTCGCCGCTCGCTGCCCCGGGTGCGGCTACACCTACGAGGTGGCGGCCGGCGACGAGCACGAGGGGTTCGCGGCCGGTACGGCCTGGGCCGACGTGCCCGAGACCTGGAGCTGCCCGGACTGCGGGGTCCGGGACAAGGTCGACTTCGTGCCGGTGGACCCGGCGGAGCCGGTGTCGAGCAGCGTGCCGGTCCCCAGGCGTTTTCCCCGCGGTTCCTAG
- a CDS encoding SCO6745 family protein has product MSTHPRQLWRMMEPYHQLSYRSAEGVERMSALGLDRPELQYFGARLCALGPVSAEVAAALTFGFAPAYVARAVPEVWQRAEPEDILAARLEAADATLRRVLGDHLAETAEVAGLVRRAAEACDLGGHPMAAAHLAVEWPDAPHLQLWLACTVLREHRGDAHWATTTAMGIDPVECHVLACADGYMPAEMLHRHTGWDDAAWQAAVDRLVARGLVVDEDHATAQGTELKSSLERTTDRLAAAPLRVLSEAEQATVLATMTPFARMILDAGEAQPWRLREQLWREPEPV; this is encoded by the coding sequence GTGAGCACCCACCCCCGCCAGCTGTGGCGGATGATGGAGCCGTACCACCAGCTCTCCTACCGCTCCGCGGAGGGCGTGGAGCGGATGAGCGCTCTCGGCCTCGACCGGCCCGAGCTGCAGTACTTCGGCGCCCGGCTGTGCGCCCTGGGACCGGTGTCGGCCGAGGTCGCGGCCGCCCTGACCTTCGGCTTCGCCCCGGCGTACGTCGCCAGGGCGGTCCCGGAGGTCTGGCAGCGCGCGGAGCCTGAGGACATCCTCGCCGCGCGGCTCGAGGCAGCCGACGCCACGCTGCGCCGGGTGCTGGGGGACCACCTGGCCGAGACCGCCGAGGTGGCGGGGCTGGTCAGGCGGGCGGCGGAGGCGTGCGACCTCGGCGGGCACCCGATGGCCGCCGCCCACCTGGCCGTGGAGTGGCCCGACGCGCCGCACCTGCAGCTCTGGTTGGCCTGCACGGTGCTGCGCGAGCACCGCGGCGACGCGCACTGGGCGACCACCACGGCCATGGGCATCGACCCCGTCGAGTGCCACGTGCTGGCCTGTGCCGACGGCTACATGCCGGCGGAGATGCTGCACCGGCACACCGGGTGGGACGACGCCGCCTGGCAGGCCGCGGTCGACCGGCTGGTCGCGCGCGGCCTGGTCGTCGACGAGGACCACGCGACCGCGCAGGGCACCGAGCTCAAGTCGTCGCTGGAGCGGACCACGGACCGGCTGGCCGCGGCGCCGCTGCGCGTGCTCAGCGAGGCGGAGCAGGCAACGGTCCTGGCCACCATGACCCCGTTCGCCCGGATGATCCTGGACGCCGGTGAGGCCCAGCCGTGGCGGCTGCGCGAGCAGCTGTGGCGTGAGCCGGAGCCCGTCTGA
- a CDS encoding DivIVA domain-containing protein — protein MSAPFDDTNPDLQVAAQVNAALFPVTRFRVGYDMQEVDRFLARIGEDLTSGDPRIQAQEVADKRFKPVRMRDGYGVNEVDDLLDQVANHLRFMGRAEAAVAARATAEVAHPAGAHPAEWDRPSLLTVDPQTGVTAQMSWPRRALLLVIALGVVFATVYGVTSGLGG, from the coding sequence ATGAGCGCACCCTTCGACGACACCAACCCCGACCTGCAGGTGGCGGCGCAGGTCAACGCAGCCCTGTTCCCCGTGACTCGGTTCCGCGTGGGTTACGACATGCAGGAGGTCGACCGGTTCCTTGCGCGCATCGGCGAAGACCTGACCTCCGGCGATCCCCGGATCCAGGCCCAGGAAGTGGCGGACAAGAGGTTCAAGCCCGTTCGGATGCGGGACGGGTACGGCGTGAACGAAGTCGACGACCTGCTCGACCAGGTGGCGAACCACCTGCGCTTCATGGGTCGAGCCGAGGCGGCCGTCGCGGCCCGCGCGACGGCCGAGGTCGCGCACCCCGCCGGTGCCCACCCCGCCGAGTGGGACCGTCCATCACTCTTGACCGTCGATCCGCAGACGGGGGTGACGGCGCAGATGTCGTGGCCCAGGCGCGCGCTCCTGCTCGTCATCGCCCTCGGCGTCGTCTTCGCAACCGTCTACGGCGTCACCTCAGGCCTCGGTGGCTAG
- a CDS encoding M15 family metallopeptidase has protein sequence MDRSAGAAIALVLACAASGCRGGTTAGPVAPSVASPTASPSSTPSGTGSSTPSGTGSAALDVRDPEHAVAPPGPLTGDLLPADLLVHSLEPLDADLVAAVGKLEGVAHVEPIALAQVGIQDRVVNVAAVDAAAYRRFTTPGSAGLQEAWDRVAGGEVAVVPALGRRLRDEEGYLRLGNDRDAARVHVGALTAQVPQVDAVVNTAWGTELGMRPGNALLISVDRLVAPQRVRPAITRLVGRDVSVQVLGPDLDVSAVQTAVLTGGSVAQAVGSFSYRVGTAGRIVPQQEWVAGHIRTEAVPILGAVTCHAVMLPQLRAALAEVAASGLSQEIDPDQYAGCYHPRFIAGSTQLSLHAFGIAVDLNVPGNQRGTVGEMDPRVVAIFERWGFAWGGRWSWTDPMHFEMDRLVEVR, from the coding sequence ATGGACCGCAGTGCCGGGGCAGCCATCGCGCTGGTGCTGGCGTGCGCGGCCTCCGGCTGTCGCGGGGGTACGACGGCCGGTCCAGTCGCCCCCTCGGTCGCCTCTCCCACGGCCTCCCCCTCCAGCACGCCGTCCGGCACCGGCTCGAGCACGCCGTCCGGCACCGGGTCCGCCGCCCTGGACGTCCGCGACCCCGAGCACGCGGTGGCCCCGCCCGGCCCGCTGACCGGCGACCTGCTCCCCGCCGACCTGCTGGTCCACAGCCTCGAACCGCTGGACGCGGACCTGGTGGCGGCTGTGGGCAAGCTCGAGGGCGTGGCCCACGTGGAGCCCATCGCGCTGGCCCAAGTGGGCATCCAGGACCGGGTGGTCAACGTTGCCGCGGTGGACGCGGCGGCGTACCGGCGGTTCACCACCCCCGGCAGCGCCGGCCTTCAGGAGGCCTGGGACCGGGTGGCCGGCGGCGAGGTGGCGGTCGTCCCCGCCCTCGGACGTCGGCTGCGCGACGAGGAGGGCTACCTGCGGCTGGGCAACGACCGGGACGCCGCCCGGGTGCACGTGGGGGCGCTCACCGCCCAGGTGCCGCAGGTCGACGCGGTGGTGAACACCGCCTGGGGCACCGAGCTCGGGATGCGGCCCGGCAACGCGCTGCTGATCTCGGTGGACCGGCTGGTGGCCCCGCAGCGGGTCAGACCCGCGATCACCCGCCTGGTCGGCCGCGACGTGTCGGTGCAGGTCCTCGGCCCGGACCTCGACGTGTCCGCGGTGCAGACGGCGGTGCTGACCGGCGGCTCGGTGGCCCAGGCGGTGGGCTCGTTCTCCTACCGGGTCGGCACCGCGGGACGGATCGTGCCGCAGCAGGAGTGGGTGGCCGGGCATATTCGCACCGAGGCCGTGCCGATCCTGGGGGCGGTCACCTGCCACGCGGTGATGCTCCCGCAGCTCAGGGCCGCGCTGGCGGAGGTGGCGGCCTCGGGACTGTCGCAGGAGATCGACCCCGACCAGTATGCCGGCTGCTACCACCCGCGGTTCATCGCCGGCTCCACCCAGCTCTCCCTGCACGCCTTCGGCATCGCGGTCGACCTCAACGTCCCCGGCAACCAGCGCGGCACCGTGGGCGAGATGGACCCCCGGGTGGTCGCCATCTTCGAGAGGTGGGGGTTCGCCTGGGGCGGACGCTGGTCGTGGACCGACCCGATGCACTTCGAGATGGACCGGCTCGTCGAGGTCAGGTGA